A window of the Rhodoferax sp. GW822-FHT02A01 genome harbors these coding sequences:
- a CDS encoding GFA family protein, with protein sequence MTSTISGGCLCGGVRYTVNGPLRDVIACHCEQCRRTSGHFVAATACRRKYFSLEQQKSLRWFSAVPGFRRGFCNVCGSSLFFEEIGKERISIAAGSLDKPQGLHIAAHLFTSEAGDYYTIDPQTPASPVGEHHVVLPE encoded by the coding sequence ATGACATCAACCATTTCCGGAGGCTGCCTCTGCGGCGGCGTTCGCTATACCGTCAACGGCCCGTTGCGCGACGTCATAGCCTGCCACTGCGAACAATGCCGCCGTACCAGCGGGCACTTTGTTGCTGCTACCGCCTGCCGCAGGAAGTACTTCAGCCTGGAACAGCAAAAGAGCCTGCGCTGGTTCAGTGCTGTACCCGGATTCCGGCGGGGCTTTTGCAATGTGTGCGGCTCCAGCTTGTTTTTTGAGGAAATTGGCAAGGAAAGGATTTCCATCGCCGCCGGGAGCCTGGATAAGCCTCAGGGATTGCACATCGCGGCGCACCTCTTTACCTCGGAGGCCGGCGACTACTACACCATAGACCCGCAGACTCCGGCTTCCCCGGTGGGCGAGCACCATGTCGTTCTGCCGGAGTGA
- the phaR gene encoding polyhydroxyalkanoate synthesis repressor PhaR, with the protein MDSKETSSTERVIKKYPNRRLYDTDTSSYITLAEIKQLVMDSEPFVVRDAKTGDDLTRSILLQIILEEEAHGSPMFTAPVLANIIRFYGHAMQGFMGGYLEKNMQALMDMQAPMVKGVMGANVFTQMQEQMQKQTEQFLGTFGIKPSA; encoded by the coding sequence ATGGACTCCAAAGAAACATCATCCACTGAACGCGTCATCAAGAAGTACCCCAATCGCCGGCTGTACGACACCGATACCTCCAGCTACATCACCTTGGCCGAGATCAAGCAACTGGTGATGGACAGCGAGCCATTTGTGGTTCGCGATGCCAAGACTGGGGATGATCTGACCCGTAGCATCTTGTTGCAAATCATTCTGGAAGAAGAGGCGCACGGATCACCCATGTTCACTGCACCGGTTCTGGCCAACATCATCCGCTTCTACGGCCATGCCATGCAGGGATTCATGGGCGGCTACCTGGAAAAGAACATGCAGGCGCTTATGGACATGCAGGCGCCCATGGTCAAGGGTGTGATGGGAGCCAATGTGTTTACCCAGATGCAGGAGCAGATGCAAAAGCAGACGGAACAGTTCCTGGGCACCTTTGGCATCAAGCCTTCGGCCTGA
- the rimO gene encoding 30S ribosomal protein S12 methylthiotransferase RimO: MSEALPTTVPTTKAPQVGFVSLGCPKALTDSELILTQLSAEGYQTSKTFQGADLVIVNTCGFIDEAVQESLDTIGEALAENGRVIVTGCLGAKAGHGGGNLVREMHPKVLAVTGPHATQEVMDAVHTHLPKPHDPFVDLVPNAFGVAGIKLTPRHYAYLKISEGCNHRCTFCIIPSMRGDLVSRPIGDVLTEARALFEGGVKELLVISQDTSAYGVDVKYRTGFWDGKPVKTRMLELVQTLGELAQPYGAWVRLHYVYPYPSVDEVLPLMASGLVLPYLDVPLQHSHPDVLRRMKRPASGEKNLERIQQWRAVCPELVVRSTFIAGFPGETEAEFEHLLEFLEEAQIDRAGCFAYSPVDGAAANSLPGMLPAELREERRARFMEVAERVSAARLQRRVGATMQVLVDSAPGLGKKGGVGRSYADAPEIDGVVRLLPPEKISKTMKVGEFTKARIVSAQGHDLVAQPI, translated from the coding sequence ATGAGCGAAGCATTACCAACTACCGTCCCCACAACCAAAGCGCCCCAAGTCGGGTTTGTCAGCCTGGGCTGCCCCAAGGCGCTGACCGACTCCGAACTGATCCTCACGCAGCTGAGCGCTGAGGGTTACCAGACTTCCAAGACATTCCAAGGCGCTGACTTGGTCATCGTCAACACCTGCGGCTTCATCGACGAGGCCGTGCAGGAAAGCCTGGACACCATCGGCGAGGCGCTTGCAGAAAATGGCCGCGTGATTGTGACCGGCTGCCTGGGCGCCAAGGCAGGTCATGGTGGCGGCAATCTGGTGCGCGAAATGCACCCCAAGGTTCTGGCCGTCACCGGCCCGCATGCCACGCAGGAAGTCATGGACGCGGTGCACACCCACCTGCCCAAACCGCACGACCCGTTTGTGGACCTGGTGCCCAATGCGTTCGGCGTGGCCGGCATCAAGCTCACGCCGCGTCACTATGCGTATCTCAAGATCAGCGAAGGCTGCAACCACCGCTGTACCTTCTGCATCATTCCCAGCATGCGAGGCGATCTGGTATCACGCCCCATCGGTGATGTGCTGACTGAGGCCCGTGCCCTGTTTGAAGGTGGAGTGAAGGAGTTGCTGGTGATCAGCCAGGATACGTCTGCCTATGGTGTGGACGTGAAATACCGCACAGGGTTTTGGGATGGCAAACCGGTCAAGACGCGCATGCTGGAGCTGGTGCAGACCTTGGGTGAGTTGGCGCAACCTTACGGCGCCTGGGTGCGCTTGCACTATGTGTACCCTTACCCCAGTGTGGATGAAGTACTGCCTCTAATGGCCAGCGGTTTGGTTTTGCCTTATCTGGATGTGCCTTTGCAGCACAGTCACCCGGACGTGTTGCGTCGCATGAAGCGTCCGGCCAGTGGCGAGAAGAATCTGGAGCGTATTCAGCAATGGCGTGCGGTGTGCCCGGAGCTGGTGGTACGCAGCACTTTCATTGCTGGGTTCCCAGGAGAAACCGAAGCCGAATTTGAGCACCTGCTGGAGTTTCTGGAAGAGGCACAGATTGATCGCGCAGGGTGCTTTGCCTATAGCCCGGTGGATGGCGCTGCTGCCAACTCCTTGCCTGGCATGTTGCCCGCGGAACTGCGCGAAGAGCGACGCGCCCGCTTCATGGAAGTGGCAGAACGCGTATCTGCTGCGCGGCTCCAGCGCCGTGTGGGTGCAACCATGCAGGTGCTGGTGGACTCGGCGCCTGGGTTGGGCAAAAAAGGTGGTGTGGGCCGCAGTTACGCGGACGCTCCCGAGATCGACGGTGTGGTGCGTTTGCTGCCGCCGGAGAAAATCAGCAAGACCATGAAAGTGGGGGAGTTCACCAAGGCACGCATCGTCAGCGCGCAAGGCCACGATCTGGTGGCGCAGCCCATTTGA
- the rnr gene encoding ribonuclease R has protein sequence MLEEIEGIVQGHRDGHGFVSRDDGAPDIYLPPNEMRAVLHKDRVKVRIVRSDRKGRPEGRVVEIVERSTQPIIGRLLQESGVWLVAPEDKRYGQDILIPKGATSVAKPGQVVVVELVEPPALFGQPVGRIKEVLGEVDDPGMEIEIAVRKYSVPHEFSQACVALARTLPDSVRPGDRANRVDLTDIPLVTIDGEDARDFDDAVYCEPFSKGRGRNAVKGWRLLVAIADVSHYVETGSAIDVDAYDRATSVYFPRRVIPMLPEKLSNGLCSLNPEVERLCMVCDMFVTEDGEVSAYQFYPAVMWSHARFTYTEVAAILGNTKGPEAVKRKDRVNDLLNLHGVFQALLKSRQRRGAVDFETTETQIVCDDNGRIEKIVPRTRNVAHRVIEEAMLAANVCSADFIAQSKHPGLFRVHEGPTPEKKEILRNYLKAIGLGMTISDDPSPGEFQAIAVATKDRPDAQQIHSMLLRSMQQAIYTPINSGHFGLSFDAYTHFTSPIRRYPDLLVHRVIKSILSGTRYQLPTLPMPGEAHAKLSRRLEKGLASKVKDPTEKPRKASAEGLAWQAAGLHCSANERRADEASRDVEAWLKCKYMREHLGEEYGGVVTSATSFGLFVTLDAMYVEGLVHITELGGEYFRFDEARQELRGERTGTRYAIGTRVRIQVSRVDLDGRKIDFRLVNENDGLTGRSSGDKPGMRESKVRAPFADRFEPEPGGRAPAFKVESRKRGAAKSGRSEKSATGKSAGRSSTASKKSTRKR, from the coding sequence CTGCTGGAAGAAATTGAAGGAATTGTTCAGGGACATCGTGATGGACATGGTTTCGTGTCCCGAGATGACGGTGCTCCCGACATCTATTTACCCCCCAACGAGATGCGCGCAGTACTGCACAAGGACCGTGTCAAGGTACGTATTGTCCGCAGCGACCGCAAGGGCCGTCCCGAAGGACGTGTGGTGGAAATCGTGGAGCGTTCCACGCAGCCCATCATTGGTCGTCTGTTGCAGGAAAGTGGTGTCTGGCTGGTCGCACCCGAAGACAAGCGCTACGGCCAAGACATTCTGATTCCCAAGGGCGCAACCAGTGTGGCCAAGCCGGGGCAGGTCGTGGTGGTTGAATTGGTGGAACCTCCGGCACTGTTTGGTCAGCCTGTGGGGCGCATCAAGGAAGTGTTGGGCGAAGTGGATGACCCGGGCATGGAAATCGAAATTGCGGTTCGCAAGTACAGCGTTCCGCATGAGTTTTCCCAGGCTTGTGTGGCATTGGCCAGAACGTTGCCGGACAGCGTGCGTCCAGGTGACCGTGCTAACCGAGTTGACCTGACCGATATTCCGTTGGTCACCATTGACGGTGAAGATGCGCGCGATTTTGACGATGCCGTGTATTGCGAACCTTTCTCCAAGGGCCGCGGACGCAATGCCGTCAAAGGCTGGCGCCTGCTGGTGGCAATTGCCGATGTGAGCCACTATGTGGAAACCGGCAGCGCAATCGACGTGGATGCCTATGACCGCGCCACCAGTGTGTATTTTCCGCGGCGCGTGATTCCCATGCTCCCGGAAAAACTCTCCAATGGCCTGTGTTCATTGAATCCGGAGGTGGAACGCCTGTGCATGGTCTGCGACATGTTCGTGACTGAAGACGGCGAGGTCTCGGCCTACCAGTTCTACCCCGCGGTGATGTGGAGCCACGCGCGTTTCACCTACACCGAAGTGGCGGCGATATTGGGCAATACCAAGGGGCCGGAAGCCGTCAAGCGCAAGGACCGGGTGAACGATTTGCTGAATCTGCATGGCGTATTCCAGGCCCTGCTGAAGTCACGGCAGAGGCGTGGTGCGGTGGACTTTGAAACCACCGAGACGCAAATCGTCTGCGATGACAATGGTCGCATCGAAAAAATCGTTCCGCGTACTCGCAATGTGGCGCATCGCGTGATCGAAGAGGCCATGCTGGCTGCCAACGTGTGCAGTGCGGATTTCATTGCGCAAAGCAAGCATCCGGGCCTGTTCCGCGTGCATGAAGGGCCCACGCCCGAGAAGAAGGAAATCCTGCGCAATTACCTCAAGGCCATCGGCCTGGGTATGACCATCAGTGATGATCCGTCTCCCGGCGAATTCCAGGCCATTGCGGTGGCCACCAAGGACAGGCCGGATGCACAGCAGATTCACTCCATGTTGTTGCGCTCCATGCAGCAGGCTATCTACACGCCCATCAACAGTGGTCACTTCGGTCTGTCGTTTGACGCCTACACCCACTTCACCAGTCCGATCCGTCGCTATCCGGACCTGCTGGTGCATCGGGTGATCAAGTCCATCCTGTCGGGCACGCGTTATCAATTGCCAACCTTGCCCATGCCGGGCGAGGCGCATGCCAAATTGTCCCGGCGCCTGGAAAAAGGTCTGGCTTCCAAAGTCAAGGATCCAACCGAAAAACCGCGCAAGGCCAGCGCCGAAGGCTTGGCATGGCAGGCCGCGGGCCTGCATTGCAGCGCCAATGAGCGCCGCGCGGATGAAGCTAGCCGCGACGTGGAAGCCTGGCTCAAGTGCAAGTACATGCGTGAGCATTTGGGCGAAGAGTACGGCGGCGTGGTGACTTCTGCCACCAGCTTCGGCCTGTTCGTCACGTTGGACGCCATGTATGTAGAGGGCTTGGTGCACATCACCGAACTAGGCGGTGAGTACTTCCGGTTTGATGAAGCGCGTCAGGAACTGCGTGGAGAACGTACGGGCACCCGTTACGCCATCGGCACACGCGTGCGCATCCAGGTGAGCCGCGTGGACCTGGACGGACGCAAGATCGACTTCCGCCTGGTGAATGAGAACGACGGTTTGACCGGTCGATCCTCCGGCGATAAGCCCGGTATGCGGGAAAGCAAGGTGCGTGCGCCCTTTGCGGACCGTTTTGAGCCGGAACCTGGTGGCCGCGCACCGGCCTTCAAGGTGGAGTCGCGCAAACGTGGTGCCGCTAAATCCGGCCGCTCCGAAAAATCAGCGACCGGCAAATCGGCGGGGCGGTCGTCGACTGCCTCCAAAAAGTCCACCCGCAAGCGCTAG
- a CDS encoding NAD(P)H-hydrate dehydratase: protein MHTMPKVWMSAWRVKAMSTNSERIVRANSAYSQRAWPLHTVEHARKLESLYASQSGAIPLMQTAGLALARLTLALAPHAKVIWIACGPGNNGGDGMEAAVHLLQWGKQPVVSLVHDPLKGPADARRAWETARQAGVTMQSSVPPQFDVCLDALFGIGAQRPIAAPYADWVEYMNASASPTIAVDIPSGLHADHGSTQDVHVVADFTLSLLTLKLGLFTASGRDACGEIWFNDLGVAEVASPQAVLSGPPPVIHRPHASNKGSYGDVAVVGGAQGMTGAALLAARSALHGGAGRIYVCMLDEQAAALDVHFPELMFRPLGSLDWSDVTVVAGCGGGSTISAQLPQLVREACALVLDADALNQIAQSPDLQVQVHRRKPNCTVMTPHPLEAARLLGTSTYAVQSDRLGAASQLAERFQCVVVLKGSGTIIAAPHSMPHINPTGNAKLATAGTGDVLAGLTGAYLAQGHGAQEAARAAVYRHGLAADHWQGPVLHASELCQRL, encoded by the coding sequence ATGCACACAATGCCCAAGGTCTGGATGTCCGCCTGGCGCGTGAAGGCGATGTCTACGAATTCTGAACGCATAGTCCGCGCAAATAGCGCGTACTCACAACGTGCCTGGCCATTGCACACTGTGGAGCATGCCCGCAAGCTGGAAAGCTTGTACGCCAGCCAATCTGGCGCCATCCCGCTGATGCAAACTGCAGGCCTGGCACTTGCCCGGCTCACCCTGGCACTAGCGCCCCACGCAAAAGTCATTTGGATTGCATGCGGCCCAGGCAACAATGGCGGGGATGGGATGGAAGCCGCCGTGCATCTTCTGCAGTGGGGCAAGCAACCGGTTGTCAGCTTGGTGCATGACCCGCTCAAGGGACCTGCAGATGCACGCCGAGCCTGGGAGACCGCGCGGCAAGCGGGTGTCACCATGCAGTCCTCGGTGCCACCCCAGTTTGATGTCTGCCTGGACGCACTATTTGGAATTGGCGCGCAACGGCCCATTGCAGCTCCTTACGCGGATTGGGTGGAGTACATGAACGCGTCGGCATCACCCACCATCGCTGTCGATATCCCCAGCGGCCTGCACGCGGATCACGGATCCACACAGGACGTGCATGTGGTCGCGGACTTCACCTTGAGCTTGCTCACACTCAAGCTCGGTCTGTTCACCGCATCCGGGCGGGATGCGTGCGGCGAGATCTGGTTCAATGACCTCGGGGTTGCAGAGGTTGCTTCACCACAAGCTGTCTTGTCCGGCCCGCCACCCGTCATTCACCGCCCCCATGCCAGCAACAAGGGGAGCTATGGCGATGTGGCTGTAGTCGGGGGCGCGCAAGGTATGACCGGAGCGGCACTGCTGGCCGCGCGCAGCGCCTTGCATGGTGGCGCAGGCCGCATATATGTATGTATGTTGGACGAGCAAGCGGCTGCACTGGACGTTCATTTTCCTGAACTGATGTTTCGTCCATTGGGCAGCCTTGACTGGTCGGACGTTACGGTCGTCGCAGGCTGTGGCGGCGGCAGCACTATCTCTGCGCAACTTCCCCAGCTAGTGCGCGAAGCGTGCGCACTGGTGCTGGATGCCGATGCGCTCAACCAGATCGCCCAAAGCCCCGACTTGCAGGTGCAGGTCCATCGGCGCAAGCCAAACTGCACCGTGATGACGCCCCATCCGCTGGAGGCCGCTCGGTTGCTAGGCACGAGCACCTACGCCGTTCAATCCGACCGACTGGGTGCAGCTAGCCAACTGGCTGAACGCTTCCAATGTGTAGTGGTACTCAAGGGCTCGGGGACCATCATCGCCGCACCCCATTCAATGCCGCACATCAACCCGACCGGAAACGCCAAACTGGCCACGGCCGGCACGGGAGATGTGCTTGCGGGCTTGACGGGCGCCTATCTGGCGCAGGGACATGGGGCTCAGGAGGCTGCACGCGCAGCGGTATACCGCCACGGCCTGGCCGCGGACCACTGGCAGGGTCCGGTGCTCCACGCCTCCGAACTCTGCCAGCGCCTCTGA
- a CDS encoding MBL fold metallo-hydrolase produces MKVKFWGVRGSIACPGPKTVRYGGNTTCIEIRTDNNELIILDAGTGIFPLSQALLAELPVTANVLITHSHWDHIQGLPLFIPNFIPGNTLRLHGGFDPVSGKGIEQVMSVQLQYSYFPVREAEMKARIEYVTLTPNETVQVGSAKVTPCLLNHPVIDFGYRVECNGKSVFFTGDHEPPYNIYEPGEEGYDEYQVFVDEKNQSIYDAIRNVDVLIADSSYTDAEYASKKGWGHGTYGSSIGIAKAAGAKVLFCTHHEPTRSDDALETVFAAALQDHAHNAQGLDVRLAREGDVYEF; encoded by the coding sequence ATGAAGGTCAAATTCTGGGGCGTACGCGGATCCATAGCCTGCCCGGGCCCCAAGACTGTTCGTTATGGCGGCAACACCACCTGCATCGAGATTCGCACCGACAACAATGAACTCATCATTCTGGATGCAGGCACGGGCATCTTCCCGCTCTCGCAAGCCCTGCTGGCGGAGTTGCCGGTCACGGCCAACGTACTGATTACGCATTCGCATTGGGACCACATCCAGGGCCTGCCCCTGTTCATTCCCAACTTCATTCCGGGCAACACGCTGCGCCTGCATGGTGGCTTCGACCCGGTCTCAGGCAAAGGCATTGAACAGGTGATGTCGGTACAGCTGCAGTACAGCTATTTCCCTGTTCGAGAAGCCGAAATGAAGGCACGGATTGAATACGTCACCTTAACGCCGAATGAGACCGTGCAAGTGGGCTCCGCCAAAGTGACTCCTTGTCTGCTCAATCATCCGGTCATTGACTTTGGTTACCGCGTAGAGTGCAACGGTAAATCGGTTTTCTTTACGGGCGACCATGAGCCGCCTTACAACATCTACGAGCCTGGTGAGGAAGGGTATGACGAATACCAAGTGTTCGTGGACGAGAAGAACCAATCCATCTACGACGCCATACGAAACGTGGATGTGCTGATTGCCGACAGCTCTTATACCGATGCGGAATACGCCAGCAAAAAGGGCTGGGGACATGGCACCTACGGTAGCAGCATAGGCATCGCCAAGGCCGCCGGTGCCAAGGTGCTGTTCTGCACCCACCATGAACCCACTCGCAGCGACGATGCGCTGGAAACCGTCTTTGCGGCGGCACTGCAAGACCATGCACACAATGCCCAAGGTCTGGATGTCCGCCTGGCGCGTGAAGGCGATGTCTACGAATTCTGA
- a CDS encoding HDOD domain-containing protein, protein MSPELSQRLTAAVDGMPAFPKSVQRILELTRDVNSTPKDLVDVIDKDPVVTVKILKVVNSAYYSLPKQITSIGHSVVYLGFNTIKNLALSIAAIGMLPKDNASGFDVQQYLLHSLATAGLAKQLAHKVDDADPMDCFIAGLLHDFGKVVFAQFMSNEFKAALEESQATQTPLHKALQKHIGVDHFVVGAMLAEKWRFAPALIETIGRQNPDNLKDTDMIACVFAANQISKKLQFGFGGNPCFDELPPAVQKRLGGTLDEVIASMGDLNALFEEAKIFAKL, encoded by the coding sequence ATGAGCCCTGAACTTTCCCAACGACTGACTGCCGCCGTTGACGGTATGCCTGCCTTTCCCAAGAGCGTGCAACGCATTCTGGAACTCACCCGTGACGTAAACAGCACGCCCAAGGATCTGGTGGACGTGATCGACAAGGATCCGGTGGTCACGGTCAAGATCCTCAAGGTGGTGAATTCGGCCTACTACAGTCTTCCCAAGCAGATCACATCTATCGGCCATTCAGTGGTGTACCTAGGCTTCAACACCATCAAGAACCTGGCACTCAGCATTGCGGCCATCGGCATGCTGCCAAAGGACAACGCCTCGGGTTTTGACGTGCAGCAATATCTTTTGCATTCCCTGGCGACGGCCGGATTGGCCAAGCAACTGGCTCACAAGGTGGATGACGCCGACCCGATGGATTGCTTTATTGCCGGACTGCTGCACGACTTTGGGAAAGTGGTGTTTGCCCAATTCATGTCCAACGAATTCAAAGCGGCGCTGGAAGAAAGCCAGGCCACCCAAACCCCTCTGCACAAGGCTTTGCAAAAGCACATCGGCGTTGATCACTTCGTGGTGGGTGCCATGCTGGCTGAAAAATGGCGTTTTGCGCCCGCCCTGATAGAAACCATTGGCCGCCAGAACCCGGACAATCTGAAAGATACGGACATGATTGCATGCGTATTCGCGGCCAATCAGATCAGCAAGAAGCTGCAGTTTGGGTTCGGAGGCAATCCATGTTTTGATGAGCTTCCGCCCGCAGTACAAAAGCGCCTGGGCGGAACCCTGGACGAAGTCATCGCCTCGATGGGCGACCTGAACGCCCTCTTCGAAGAGGCCAAAATTTTCGCGAAACTATGA
- a CDS encoding FAD-dependent oxidoreductase codes for MKIAVIGAGIVGMCTAFELAQDGHEVSIFERNSSVAQEASFACAGHLSPSLSHPLALPAWPHGAWLRAVSARSPLSVGKGFGLSDLKWLLGWKTPGRDFPANLAAAFALAAYSLEQLHKRATQAALAFEQSQGNLLLWQSEAELAQHQERLKILKEAGLVSQVLTAAEARALEPALQSDYAFAAASYFPGDEIGNCRQFAHLLKDKLTQSGAQLHFGTPVSGISSTSGIQIRTADGVTHDVDQVVICAGTGSAALGLPGLQSLPLTTVWSYSLSAPIREPLNAPRSAVQDCRNHVTISRIGARVRVAGGAEIGSHNQGNDEKTVKQLYRSLNTLFPGAADFSRNAQLWKGASQFTPDGVPLIGPGSGPGIWLNLGHGQNGWTMAAGSARIIADLVSGRQTELDISRLHPGRFQR; via the coding sequence ATGAAAATTGCGGTAATTGGCGCCGGGATCGTCGGCATGTGTACGGCATTCGAGCTGGCGCAGGATGGACACGAAGTCAGCATATTTGAACGCAATTCGTCAGTGGCACAAGAGGCCAGCTTTGCCTGTGCCGGCCACCTGTCGCCCAGCTTGTCACACCCGTTAGCACTTCCGGCGTGGCCACATGGCGCTTGGTTGCGCGCCGTCTCTGCCCGGTCCCCTCTTTCAGTTGGCAAGGGCTTTGGTCTGAGCGACCTGAAATGGCTGCTGGGCTGGAAGACACCTGGCCGCGATTTTCCGGCAAACCTGGCGGCCGCCTTTGCCTTGGCGGCATACAGCCTGGAGCAATTGCACAAACGCGCCACACAAGCCGCCTTGGCATTTGAGCAATCCCAGGGCAACCTGCTGCTGTGGCAGTCCGAGGCCGAGCTGGCGCAACACCAGGAACGCCTCAAGATTCTCAAGGAAGCGGGGCTGGTCTCGCAGGTGCTGACCGCCGCCGAAGCCCGCGCGCTGGAGCCAGCTTTGCAATCGGACTACGCCTTTGCCGCGGCCAGCTATTTTCCGGGGGATGAAATCGGCAACTGCAGGCAATTTGCCCATCTGCTCAAGGACAAGCTGACGCAATCCGGCGCACAGTTGCATTTCGGTACGCCAGTAAGCGGGATATCCTCCACGTCCGGCATCCAGATTCGTACAGCGGACGGCGTCACGCACGACGTCGACCAGGTTGTCATCTGCGCCGGCACCGGCAGTGCCGCTCTGGGATTGCCGGGCTTGCAGTCCTTGCCGCTGACCACGGTTTGGAGCTATTCGCTGAGCGCCCCCATTCGTGAGCCCCTGAACGCACCGCGCAGCGCCGTTCAGGATTGCCGCAACCACGTCACGATAAGCCGCATCGGCGCCCGCGTGCGCGTGGCTGGCGGTGCGGAAATAGGTTCGCACAACCAGGGCAACGATGAGAAGACCGTCAAGCAGCTATACCGCAGCCTCAACACCCTGTTTCCCGGTGCTGCGGACTTCAGCCGCAATGCGCAACTCTGGAAGGGTGCGAGCCAATTCACGCCAGACGGCGTGCCCCTGATCGGCCCCGGCAGCGGCCCCGGCATTTGGCTCAACCTGGGCCATGGTCAAAACGGCTGGACCATGGCCGCCGGTTCGGCCCGCATCATCGCTGACCTGGTGAGCGGCAGACAGACCGAACTGGATATCAGCAGACTACACCCCGGGCGCTTTCAAAGGTGA
- the rpsB gene encoding 30S ribosomal protein S2, giving the protein MAVTMREMLEAGVHFGHQTRFWNPKMAPFIFGHRNKIHIINLEKSLPMFQDAAKFVRQLSAKRGTILMVGTKRQAREIVATEAQRAGVPYVDQRWLGGMLTNFKTVKTSIKRLKDMKVQQEAGLESMSKKEQLMFARELEKLEKDIGGIQDMNTLPDAIFVIDVGYHKIAIAEARKLGIPLIGVVDSNHSPEGIDYVIPGNDDSSKAVTLYARGIADAVLEGRANAVDDVVKAVAETEDEFVEVNEAA; this is encoded by the coding sequence ATGGCAGTCACAATGCGCGAAATGTTGGAAGCAGGCGTCCACTTTGGTCACCAAACACGCTTCTGGAACCCCAAGATGGCCCCGTTCATCTTCGGTCATCGCAACAAGATTCACATCATCAACCTGGAAAAGTCGCTCCCGATGTTCCAGGACGCCGCCAAGTTTGTGCGTCAACTCTCCGCCAAGCGCGGCACCATCTTGATGGTGGGTACCAAGCGCCAAGCCCGAGAAATCGTGGCCACCGAAGCGCAGCGCGCAGGTGTGCCTTACGTTGATCAGCGTTGGTTGGGCGGTATGCTGACCAACTTCAAGACGGTCAAGACTTCCATCAAGCGCCTCAAGGACATGAAGGTCCAGCAAGAAGCCGGTCTGGAATCCATGAGCAAGAAAGAGCAGCTGATGTTTGCTCGCGAGCTGGAAAAGCTGGAAAAGGACATCGGCGGCATTCAGGACATGAACACCTTGCCGGACGCGATTTTCGTGATCGACGTGGGCTACCACAAGATCGCCATCGCCGAAGCCCGCAAGCTGGGCATTCCCCTGATTGGTGTGGTGGACTCCAACCACTCTCCTGAAGGTATTGATTACGTGATCCCCGGTAACGATGACTCCTCCAAGGCTGTCACCCTGTACGCCCGTGGCATCGCTGACGCCGTTCTGGAAGGCCGTGCCAACGCCGTGGACGACGTGGTCAAGGCTGTGGCCGAAACCGAAGACGAGTTTGTTGAGGTCAACGAGGCTGCCTAA